CCGGAAAATCGACCTTGCTCAATACGCTGACCAGGTCTGACGTTTTGACCGAAGACAAGCTTTTTGCCACTCTCGACCCTACTACCCGCAGGCTGTACCTTCCGTCCGGCCGGATCGTGCTGCTGACCGACACGGTCGGTTTTATCCAAAAACTCCCCCACTCACTCGTCACCGCTTTTCAGGCAACCCTGGAAGAAGTAAGCGAAGCGGATGTCCTTATTCATGTTGTTGATTCATCCAGTCCATATTTAGAGAAACAGATCAGCGCTGTCTACCAGGTACTGAAAGAGTTAAATAGCAACACAAAACCGATCTTGACAGTTTTCAACAAAGAAGATAAGTTGGCAAAACCGATCAGCAATGATCTATTGCAAAAATTCGCGCCGTCCGTCATGATCTCGGCCAGTAAGAAGACCGGGCTTGATCAGCTGATCAAAAAACTCGACTCCCAGCTATAAAATCCGGTTAACCGCTTGCGCTACCGCCCTCAATTCCGGCATCAGAGCGTTGAACATTTCAGGGGTGAGGGACTGCGGCCCGTCAGACAAGGCTTCGTTCGGATGGGGGTGGACCTCAATGATCAACCCATCGGCGCCGGCGGCGATCGCCGCTTTAGCCATCGGCCCGACCAGATCACGCTTACCGGTCCCGTGGCTCGGGTCAACGACCACCGGCAAATGGCTTAGCTTTTTAATAACTGGAACAGCTGCCAGGTCAAGGGTGTTTCTGGTGTAAGTTTCCAGGGTCCGGATCCCTCTTTCACACAGCATTACCTGACGGTTCCCTTCGGACATGACGTATTCAGCCGACATCAGCAGTTCTTCAATGGTTGAGCCGGCCCCCCGTTTCAGCAAGACCGGTTTTCCCGCTTTTCCGACTTCTTTGAGCAAACTAAAGTTTTGCATATTACGCGCCCCGATCTGGACAATATCGGCATAACGGGCCACCAGCTCAACATCTCTGGTATCAAGGGCTTCGGTCACAACTGGCAGCCCGGTCTTCTTCCTGGCTTCCGCCAGCAGCTTCAATCCCTCTTCCCCCATTCCCTGGAAACTGTATGGAGAGGTTCGCGGCTTAAAAGCGCCTCCGCGCAAAATGGTCCCTCCCCCCTGCTTGACCGCTTCGGCCACTTCCATGATCGCTTCTTTCCCTTCAACCGAACATGGCCCGGCCATGATCGCGATCTTTTCCCCGGCACCGATCTTTAATTTGTCACCGATCTTTACGATCGTATCCTCCGCCTGAAACTCCCGGCTGACCAGCTTGTACGGTTTGCGGATCGGGACGATCTCGGACACTCCCGGCAACAGCTGGAGAGTCTCCAGTTGAATGGTCGCTTTATCACCGATCGCCCCAATAACCGTCCGCTCGATCCCCTTGGATAGATGGATCCCAAAGCCTTTGTTCTTGAGTTTTTCCGCGACCGCGTTGACCTGTTCCTCAGTCGCATCTTTATTCATTATAATGATCATTGATTACTTACCTCCTGAGGTTACCCGCTTTCTTTAGGTAGACATGCTTGATCTCTTTCTGCTCTTTAGAGGAGTTCACCTGCATCAGGACCCGGACACATTTAGGAAGACTTCCGGGGACCTCGATCTCTTTGGCGCAGATCAGCGGAGTATCCTGCCAGCCGATCTCCCGGGCCGCGACCGCGGGGAATTCCGCGTTCAGATCGGATGTCAGAGTAAAAAGGATCGAAGCGATCTCTTCGATCTTCAGGGAGTTGGCGGCAACTAATTCTCTAAGCAATTCTTTGGTCGCCGTTAAGATCTCTTCCCGGGAATTGTTCTCCACCGTCGTCGCGCCGCGGATGCCTCGTACAGCCATAATGATTAATTTTATCAAATACTTCAGGTCTTTTCCAGTAGCAGACGAAGATCATTTGGATTTAAGCGGAAACCCAGGCGCTGGGCCGCGAGCGCATCCTCATAGGCCAGGCGGTACTCTCCCAGGTTATAGCGGGCAACGCTCCGGTTGAAATAGGTCAAAGCCAGCGTTGGCTTGAGCTTGAGCGCCGCGGTATAATCGTTGATCGCCGGCCGGTAATCCCGGATAGCGAGCCAATAATTCCCCCGGTTGTGGAATGCTTCGGCGCTCCGCGGGTCGAGCCGCAGCGCTTCGTTCAAATGCCGCAAAGCTCCAGGATACTGCTCCATTTGAGTTAAAAGATATCCAAGGTTATTATGTGAGGTCGCATCCCGGGGAGCGATCCTGACCGCCGCCATAAAATCGGCCAGGGCCAGGTCGGTCTTCCCGGTATAAAAATAAAGATTTCCCCGGCTATTATAAGCAGCCGTGAATTTTGGGTTCAATTTGATCGCGTGGTTAAGGTCGTCGAGCGCCTTGCCGAACTCCCGCCTGTCAATATTAGTTTGCGCCCGGTGTTGGAAGGCGGCGGGAACGGTTGGATACCAGAGGCAAACTTCGTCATACAAACTGATCGTGTCGCGCCAGACCTGGCAGCGCTGCCAGGTTAACCCGCCAAGAAACACGACCAAGATCACCCCGCCAATAATTAATGGGGTTCGCCGCTCTTTGTACTGCTCAAAAAGTAAAACCCCACCCCAGCCGACAATAAAATAGATCCCCAGCGAAGGAAGGTACGCATAGCGGTCGGCAAATATTCCCGGGACCATGAGTAAGATCACCGGAGCGATCGTCAGCAAAAAAAAGAGGAGACCAAAAACAACTTCACGTTGTTTTCGGCCAAAGTAAAAAAACAGGCCAAAAAAGAGCAGGAAAAGGGCCGGCGCGGCCAAAAACACCGGGGGAAGCGGGACCAGGCTTTCAACCACGTAAGAACCCAGCGGATAAAGCTGGTTAAAACCAAAGGGTAAAATGGTCCGCGGCAAATAATAAAATATCACCCTATACGAAGCGACAAATATATTGGCATAGCTAAAAGGCGGTTCGGGAACGACCAACCCGCCGGTCGACTGCTTGGCCCACAATGAAACCAGGCCAAATATTAAGGCCAGCAGAAAGAACAGGGTTTTTTCCTTGAGCAGTTTGACGACCGGCTTTCTGCCCCGGTAAAAATCGATCAATAAAAGGACGAACGGCAAAGAAAGGGCCATCGGCTTGGCTAAAAGGGCCAATAAAAAAGCGAGCAGCACTTTGAACAACCCTCCGCCTCTCCCCTGCAAATAACGGAGATAGCAGATCAGCGCCGCCAGATAAAAAAACGCGAACAAAACATCTTTTCGTTCTGTCGCCCAGGCGACAGACTCGACATGGACCGGATGGACCCCCCAGAGAAGAGCGGCGGTAAAAGCCAGGGGCCAGCTGCCGGCCAGCAACAGAAGAAAGATAAAGACCAGCAGAGAGTTCCCGATATGTAAAAGCAGATTATCTAAATGAAAAACAAACGGGTTCAACCCAAACAGTTGATATTCGATCGCGTATGATGCCTGGACCAGCGGATGATACATGCCGTAATGCGAAGAGGCAAACCATTGCCTGGCATTATCCAGGGAAAAAGAAGCGATCGTCTGGTTATTGTAGATCATGACATCGTCGTCCCAATCGACGAACTGATTGCCAAGCGAAGGAAAATAACTAAAACCGATCAGCAGAACAAGGACCCCAAGCATCAGGATAAAACGAGGCTTGTTTTGCCGCTTATTTGTCATTTTTATTGCCCAAAAAAACCAAATAATATTTATTCAATTCGGCGATCAACAGCTCTGATATTTTTTTAAGGTCATGTTTTATCCCGGTTTCCATAAAAAGAGATGAAGCCTCCCCCCGCAATTCCCGGGGAAAGTCTTCCTCGCCAATATTTACATTTATCCCAATGCCGACGATCAAACAACCCGCGACTCCTTCAACTAAAATGCCGGCGATTTTCCGGCCATTGACCAGCAGGTCGTTCGGCCATTTGATCACTATCGGCAGATCAGCCGCCTGTAAAAGAGCAGCCCGGGCGGCCAGTGCCGAAAAAAGGGTGATCGGAGCAAGACTGGGAGGGTTGAGA
This DNA window, taken from Candidatus Margulisiibacteriota bacterium, encodes the following:
- the aroF gene encoding 3-deoxy-7-phosphoheptulonate synthase; the protein is MIIIMNKDATEEQVNAVAEKLKNKGFGIHLSKGIERTVIGAIGDKATIQLETLQLLPGVSEIVPIRKPYKLVSREFQAEDTIVKIGDKLKIGAGEKIAIMAGPCSVEGKEAIMEVAEAVKQGGGTILRGGAFKPRTSPYSFQGMGEEGLKLLAEARKKTGLPVVTEALDTRDVELVARYADIVQIGARNMQNFSLLKEVGKAGKPVLLKRGAGSTIEELLMSAEYVMSEGNRQVMLCERGIRTLETYTRNTLDLAAVPVIKKLSHLPVVVDPSHGTGKRDLVGPMAKAAIAAGADGLIIEVHPHPNEALSDGPQSLTPEMFNALMPELRAVAQAVNRIL
- the aroH gene encoding chorismate mutase, coding for MAVRGIRGATTVENNSREEILTATKELLRELVAANSLKIEEIASILFTLTSDLNAEFPAVAAREIGWQDTPLICAKEIEVPGSLPKCVRVLMQVNSSKEQKEIKHVYLKKAGNLRR
- a CDS encoding tetratricopeptide repeat protein — protein: MTNKRQNKPRFILMLGVLVLLIGFSYFPSLGNQFVDWDDDVMIYNNQTIASFSLDNARQWFASSHYGMYHPLVQASYAIEYQLFGLNPFVFHLDNLLLHIGNSLLVFIFLLLLAGSWPLAFTAALLWGVHPVHVESVAWATERKDVLFAFFYLAALICYLRYLQGRGGGLFKVLLAFLLALLAKPMALSLPFVLLLIDFYRGRKPVVKLLKEKTLFFLLALIFGLVSLWAKQSTGGLVVPEPPFSYANIFVASYRVIFYYLPRTILPFGFNQLYPLGSYVVESLVPLPPVFLAAPALFLLFFGLFFYFGRKQREVVFGLLFFLLTIAPVILLMVPGIFADRYAYLPSLGIYFIVGWGGVLLFEQYKERRTPLIIGGVILVVFLGGLTWQRCQVWRDTISLYDEVCLWYPTVPAAFQHRAQTNIDRREFGKALDDLNHAIKLNPKFTAAYNSRGNLYFYTGKTDLALADFMAAVRIAPRDATSHNNLGYLLTQMEQYPGALRHLNEALRLDPRSAEAFHNRGNYWLAIRDYRPAINDYTAALKLKPTLALTYFNRSVARYNLGEYRLAYEDALAAQRLGFRLNPNDLRLLLEKT
- a CDS encoding biotin--[acetyl-CoA-carboxylase] ligase; this translates as MIIGRKIVHYPVIDSTSDEARRLVMRGEGEGTVIIADHQTGGRGKPGSGWFSPEGNIYFSALLKPYLNPPSLAPITLFSALAARAALLQAADLPIVIKWPNDLLVNGRKIAGILVEGVAGCLIVGIGINVNIGEEDFPRELRGEASSLFMETGIKHDLKKISELLIAELNKYYLVFLGNKNDK